From one Pecten maximus chromosome 8, xPecMax1.1, whole genome shotgun sequence genomic stretch:
- the LOC117332266 gene encoding mesenchyme-specific cell surface glycoprotein-like codes for MDLLQSLVLFCASCIISTISAPLERIHLEKLSTIFLPYTYVDGVGQYQYNSQSATQSAYDSSQHVVYVIGGNLLHAYDITDPSNPVMIFKTMINDVELTDVEFCGEHLLVAMDNLVDKENGMVKIYRRYNTVKKSLDLVHTITVGPLPDMILPTSDCQTIVVAVEAEAYHNGSHFIDPEGAVGIINFQPLQGAESDFRYTKLDFRKYNTQWEDLVARGARFVYRENNNSFSNDVEPEFITFSQDEKTAYVGLQENNAIAEVDIVNEEILAIHPLGYKNWTNSKFDASNKDHAINIRSWPVMGMYLCDSIKRITVGDKSYILTANEGDYKDYSKIPGAGGFSEVSRISSLTIADSSNIARWAEVNGFNRTLQNKENLGRLQVSNLEGKVGDEYNALYAYGGRSMSVFDLTTFDIVYDTGSDVEELIAKQEPMMFNADGKKGNVVVSSTKDSRSDNKGPEVESVEAAQIGDTTVVFLGIERPGFILVYSITDDITDLKFESMWTDITRTDETFSNMYDQRAISSVDPEDLRYISPQSSPNGKPLLLCTGTISGTVSVLEVKGINSDGSHVVQHIDKPAFG; via the exons ATGGACCTTCTACAGAGTCTTGTCCTTTTCTGTGCTTCGTGCATTATCTCGACAATATCTGCACCTCTGGAGAGGATACACCTAGAGAAGTTGTCCACCATTTTCCTCCCCTATACCTACGTCGATGGCGTCGGACAGTACCAGTATAACTCCCAGTCCGCCACCCAGTCAGCCTACGACTCAAGTCAACATGTTGTCTACGTGATCG GTGGTAATCTGCTGCACGCCTATGACATCACCGACCCTTCGaacccagtaatgatatttAAGACGATGATCAATGACGTGGAACTAACGGACGTGGAATTTTGTGGCGAACATCTTCTCGTGGCGATGGACAACCTGGTGGACAAAGAGAATGGAATGGTGAAGATTTATAGAAGATACAACACAGTTAAAAAATCTCTGGATCTCGTTCACACCATCACAG TTGGGCCTTTGCCGGATATGATTCTACCAACCTCCGACTGCCAAACAATCGTCGTAGCTGTAGAAGCAGAGGCATATCACAATGGGTCTCACTTCATTGATCCGGAGGGGGCTGTCGGAATCATCAATTTTCAGCCACTCCAGGGCGCTGAGAGTGATTTCCGTTACACAAAGCTCGATTTTAGgaagtacaacacaca GTGGGAAGACCTGGTAGCTCGTGGAGCGAGATTCGTATACAGAGAGAACAATAATTCTTTCTCCAACGACGTAGAGCCGGAGTTTATCACCTTCAGTCAGGACGAAAAGACCGCATATGTAGGGCTCCAG GAAAACAACGCTATTGCGGAAGTGGACATTGTCAATGAAGAGATCCTTGCAATTCACCCACTAGGATACAAAAACTGGACCAACTCTAAGTTTGATGCTAGCAATAAAGACCACG CTATCAACATCCGGTCCTGGCCAGTGATGGGGATGTACCTCTGTGACTCTATCAAGAGGATCACTGTAGGGGACAAGTCTTACATACTGACAGCAAATGAAGGGGATTACAAGGACTACTCCAAAATCCCAGGGGCCGGAGGTTTTAGCGAGGTGTCCCGTATATCCAGCCTTACTATTGCTG ACTCCTCCAATATAGCCAGATGGGCGGAAGTGAATGGATTTAATAGAACTctacaaaataaagaaaatctaG GGCGTCTGCAGGTCAGTAACTTAGAAGGTAAGGTCGGGGATGAGTACAATGCATTGTATGCATATGGAGGAAGAAGTATGTCAGTTTTTGATCTGACAacgtttgacattgtttacGACACCGGAAGTGACGTCGAGGAATTAATAGCAAAACAGGAACCAATGATGTTTAATGCGGACGGAAAAAAGGGTAATGTCGTGGTTTCATCGACCAAAGATTCAAGATCTGATAACAAG GGGCCAGAGGTTGAGAGTGTGGAGGCCGCACAGATCGGTGACACAACGGTCGTCTTTTTGGGGATTGAAAGGCCTGGGTTCATCTTAGTCTACTCAATAACTGACGACATCACCGATTTGAAATTTGAGAGTATGTGGACAGATATCACAAGAACTGATGAAACTTTCAGTAATATGTACGACCAGCGCGCCATTAGCTCTGTGGATCCAGAGGACCTTAG gTATATATCTCCTCAAAGCAGTCCAAACGGTAAACCTCTACTTTTGTGTACTGGGACGATCAGCGGTACGGTGTCGGTGTTGGAAGTAAAGGGTATTAATAGTGACGGGAGTCACGTGGTACAACACATCGACAAACCGGCGTTTGGTTAG
- the LOC117333168 gene encoding CDP-diacylglycerol--inositol 3-phosphatidyltransferase-like has protein sequence MTENVFLFVPNIVDYLRVITAFVSFYYMPFDPWRASFWYLLSGFLDAIDGHLARMLNQSSKLGALLDQLIDRCATMCLCGALCYFYPDYLMFFQFYMALDITSHWFHLQSTLMKGAGSHKVLDLSANPLLRHYYHNRKILFIMCSANEVFFCMLYLTHFSAGPTLGFGLGLWQVLLYLTAPLAALKTLISGVQLWAACKNIAAIDVADREAARQKQQ, from the exons ATGACGGAAAacgtgtttttgtttgtccCTAATATCGTTG ATTACCTACGAGTGATCACAGCTTTTGTGTCCTTTTACTACATGCCCTTTGACCCATGGAGAGCCTCATTCTGGTATTTACTCAGCGGCTTCCTTGATGCTATTGATGGCCATCTAGCAAGGATGCTCAACCAGT CCAGTAAACTGGGAGCATTGCTGGACCAGCTGATCGACCGGTGTGCCACAATGTGTCTGTGTGGAGCACTGTGTTACTTCTATCCAGATTATCTCATGTTCTTTCAGTTCTATATGGCTCTTGACATCACCAGTCACTGGTTCCACCTGCAGAG CACACTGATGAAGGGTGCAGGTAGCCACAAAGTTCTTGATCTGTCAGCCAATCCACTGTTAAGGCATTACTATCATAACCGG AAAATCCTGTTCATTATGTGCTCGGCCAATGAAGTCTTCTTCTGTATGCTGTATTTGACACACTTCTCAGCGGGACCAACAC TGGGATTTGGACTTGGATTGTGGCAAGTGCTTCTCTACCTGACGGCACCACTGGCAGCCCTGAAGACCTTAATCAGTGGCGTTCAGCTTTGGGCAGCCTGTAAAAACATTGCAGCCATTGATGTGGCTGACAGGGAAGCTGCAAGACAGAAGCAACAGTGA